The genomic window ACCTCATCGATATCTTTTTCTCTATAGAAGCAAAACAagcaagaaaataattaattgtgtcTAAACAGCAAGTATTATAGCTAGTGTTAACATACATGCCATTCCTCCACGAAACTACTTTATTCTTATAGCAAGCTATTTCGAATcgtttaccattttttttcatccgaACAACAGCCACATTAGTGAGACGAATTTGATTAGTTGGAGTAAATATCTTCGACATAATAGAAGCttgtaataaaaacacttaaatttttacttttataattttataaatttaaaaccaccTTTTagagttcaaaataaaaaataaatatattagtgttCCAAATTCTCAATAATGaaactaatgagtaatgaaagcattgtttaaaaaaaaaaattattattatgttattgtattttatgataaaagatATCACTATTGATACTATAATCAAACTACTAGCGCTTTCGGTTCAAAAACTCGTGTATCtacatgaaaattaaaacatttaaaacttgtGTGTAGTGCGTACGGTGTACCTACCGTGTAGGTATCTATTTAGTTATGGTACATTGTGTACAGCATaccttgtcgaaataatgcttcaatttcaaacttcgtgGATGGTTTCCaatagaaaattgaatacctatccttggtgcattatactattatagaggtcaaaagaaaacattttccaacagttttcaaaaaaatcgatttttttgtataattataactcaaaaactataatcactgtaaatacttgaaattttcacgaaatgtttatattaggtagTGTTATCTAACGtatacacagttaaattttcaaaatattttggctttttttgagttatttatttatatacaactatTTGTGACGTgatgatttttatgaattaagtacttacttcagtaggtatattttcatAGGGCGtttgtaattttacaaattaccattttagtattttacaattacCAGTTACcacttctaaaatattattttaacattataaaaataaagttatcgGTACCTTTCttatccaatataatatgtctatactCCATTGTCATTCGTCTTGTCATctgtattcattatattttatgattataatatatctgatCGATACGACGATACTACAGACAGACCATCACCGGCCACCGCTCTAAgtgattaaattgtttttatcatatacaataatttatctttgaaTTCGACATTTTTTATGGGGAATGGGAACAATTTTACTATGTACGCAATAACATACAagctaaaaaatgtaatatcaatacctagtaaaaatataatatggtagaaatatacattgttataacttataataattaaaataatatttaaatattataatataatcattgttGCACTTgccaatcttttttttaattttgtaacatCTCATACGGGGTTTTTTTTacgtgattttttttcgaGGACTAAATTTCTGTGGTTTTTTGTGTTATCATCTGTGGTCCACCTAGACCTAGTCATTGGTGAATGGTGgcttttaagtaggtattttataggtttttataaaacgtCATAGTGTTTACGAAatgtatatcaattataaaatattatgatcaaacGGTATCATACCTATTAGgtcattattacctatacacaattataaaaaaaatagcgcTAGTTTTACGCGGAACCTATAGCCCGCCCAGAGGGTTATTCTGGAgcaaagcatttttttttgtttcaactttaatctattatcaaaaaaataaaataaaataaatacttaagtataatttaatttgtttttttgataagGTAACAaccaacaataatttattaaacaggaCTCTCGAGTAGTCTGgactgaatataatatcatacatgacacatgttaaatacttaaatattatgtaagtatattatagactacagtattaatgtattataatttataatatatagatattttgtatattgtgtaAGCGTGTAACAcattgtatagtgtatacttatagtataatattaaaggatATAGCTAATTATAtgtgcaaataaataatacgataacTGCTGGgcgtttgttataaaatattgtcattgAATCTTTTTTGATGGACGTTATGTGATTTGtaaaactcataaaatatatttataatagaaatagggtaaattggtaattattaaatttcgtgttatatttttcgatGTCACCGTCGATAAACGTTATTGTGTAGGTACGGGCGTTGGAAAATATAGCTGTCCAATTATGACAATAAAAAGTGGTTAAgtaaattaccataatataatatctatcctTCAGACTATGAAATTAGTAGGGTGTAATTTAGACCGGGTTACAAATGATTATGGTGTTTGGTTTCACGACTGATAATTTGCACGCGTTCGCGTGCGaggtgacatattattatgtgtctgACTATAGTCATCGTTTATATAGTCATAAACGATaggatattacaataatacaacattattatgtacctatatattattatatactatatagtatactataaactatacctacagatgttattaattttaatttaaacatatatatataaataggagTATAAAAAtgacgttaaaatataatgtgtaattaagtaaaaatacatttatatttatgagcatagaataaatatataactcaaattaaagcaaaatattGGGACGGAGCAGTCAGTATCGCTGATTCCCAAATTGTATACAGTTTACTACTATTTTGCTTTCCTTTTCAGTACTGTACAACAGTCGCAGTCGTTcagaaatatctaataattatataggtaacactGCTGATATAGCCAAATTCGTGATTACCGATTTCGCAAgttggtaaattaaaaattcagttaaatggcaaacatttttttaatgttatgttttgttattagGTTCTAAAGTTTCCAAAGTTCgacattttactataatattagaattattattagttaacttctggtttgtattcaaatttattatattcaaagactaaattagtataaacagcttatagttcttaaaatatccgtataagataaaaacatacagctatatacctatttagtcatttagataggtacctatttatataacattcaaCAATCCTGCTCAATTCATACTATAGTGACTTCACAGTTATACATGAGAGACAATTTTGGGTGTTCAAATTTCAAACCGCATCTATGTTTTTTTCACCTTAGAAATGtttctataatacatatataatataacaaatataaacaataaacataaatatttatttatctaaccGCCTTAGTCTTtctttaatgaatatttctgCATATACCACtgactttttataataaataaatggttattTAATTAGCTACtttgtatgaattattattaatactattcatCAACTTACTATCGAGGAACAGTCTCAGGACGTATAACTATTAACCTATATATAGcatgtatagtaaatattattaattatcaatataaataaatatgtttacgtttattatttaatagcctGTATTGTAgcttacattaaaatgtataatatatcaatcacgtatttatatctatgggtttaaaatagttttagtgttttatacactatatacaggGTAATTTATCTAACATATTATGCTCACTCTAATAATCGtttctttaaattatgaagtaaatacatatatattttaattttttaagtatttaaatcaaaatttgaatgaatataatttctaaattttgtattaaaatgtatatatttactgttaagataataatctttaaataatatagtttaaaataactataaaatgtacataatgtttaatctatatactatatagtattatattataatactcagaTAATCAtctttactaattaataattataaaatgttgatggattaatataaatgattttaaaactatcatagtacataatataatatagcttgaGCTTCCGAATCTTCTAAATCTATTATCTTCTTATATCCTTAGtacattaagtttaataactcATCAATTACaagttcaaatttcaatttggacatacatacaatttttctaaaatattatctacttaactatttataggaaaaaagggatatatttttttaaaaagttggtATTATCACAGGATTTTTCTTAAATGGAATACAAAAtctaagaatttgaaaataaagccGTTAAGAGTAGCTTTTTAGAAATTACAAAGActagaatttgaatatatttattactgaataaaaataataggggTGGAGGTAGATATACTTGAcgtgaatcactctgtatagtGGATACTGGATGATGtagtattactaatttataaataactttttatagctatataatatatttattttaatgtttattattggcAGCAAAAGGGCAGTTTCCAGTAGGTATATCCTGTAAAACGAAATATAAAATCGTGCAACTGAATGGATTCATTGAGTTTTAGTCGAAATAGCTCTAGAACAGATTGTCCGTcctgtatacaaaataattatagcagTAGGTATCcctttttcataatttattatgcaatatatatttttcagtacctttacctatattgtaattattcaattgaatTCTCTTTTAGAAAATGACAAATTGCATGATCATGAATgtacttgtaaaatatatggtgTGCAACATAGTCAACTCCGACGTCTGAAAACAGATACTCCGAGAGAAAAAAAAGACGCGAAGTATTACGAAAAGAGAAAAAGGAACAACATGGCAGCTAAAAAGTCCAGAGAGGCCAAACGTAGAAGAGACAATGAAGTAAGTTATTTTtgcagattttaatttaatttgtaagtataagATATACCTACCAAAAAACTATAtgcgtatagtatattaatatctatgttATACCTATGACCTatagtagttatttttatttcattaaattttactgtGGGAAAGACGAAACTACATTTAAGTTAggtattaagataaataacatacaaCTGTACAAAATTATAGCTAAATAGGCATTATGATAACTAATGAAGAATGGTTGTAAtccattaattgttttattagaaatttaatggGAAAAGTAACCTATATGacgttataacaataatataaaatacctgcAGCTTAACAATCACTCATCATCAATACATTAAATCAGTTTTAgttagatacattttaattgataaaattcagTGAAGTTTTTTGGTTGGTTTTatcatagattaaatataataatagtaggtatacctatagagAGCCTAGATATAGGCTTATATAGGCTCTCTaggtatatctatttaaacatGTAATCTATGGTTTTATTGGTTAGTTAGGTACCTAGCATTTCATGGTAGGTGGTAGGTAGTACCTATACTACAttactattgattattattgtattatagtaggtattatacctatacgactatatctattaattaccttatatctacttatagtgtattatttttcagatggcattaaaattatttcttttagaaaaagaaaatatgttgTTAAAGTTCCGCCTCAGCACAGTATCTGAAGAACTTGAAATTATAAAGAGAACATTggttttttacaatacaaatcAAGTTATTtggacaaataatatattaccaccttttcaaa from Aphis gossypii isolate Hap1 chromosome 1, ASM2018417v2, whole genome shotgun sequence includes these protein-coding regions:
- the LOC114124384 gene encoding transcription factor ces-2-like, which codes for MDSLSFSRNSSRTDCPSCIQNNYSKNDKLHDHECTCKIYGVQHSQLRRLKTDTPREKKDAKYYEKRKRNNMAAKKSREAKRRRDNEMALKLFLLEKENMLLKFRLSTVSEELEIIKRTLVFYNTNQVIWTNNILPPFQNK